GCAGGGCTCAAGCTGGGCGGCATCGCGATCGCCCTCCGTTGGCGTAAAACCGTTCGCTACCGCTTGCAGAAAGCGATCGCTGTAGCGGCCCACGCTGACATCCCAAATGTCGGCCCCGTTCCAGCCCTGCTCAATGAGGCCAGTGGTGAGGCTGCGCAGGGTATTAGCGGCGTACTGCACCTGGGCCGCGAAGGTATCGACCTCACCCATATCTACCTGGTTCACCGGAGCAATGCCTAGGCCCGTTTCGCCGTCGGTGAGCTGGGGCTGGTTATGCACTGCGTAGAGGGCGGCCAAAATGGGCTTGTGCACCCCCGCTCGCCCCCCTTCCAATAGATAGTAATAGTTGCGCTGATCGGGTGCTAACGTGCTCATAGCGTGCATTAAGCCACAATGACCTGTCCACAGTAACCACAAAGTGTAAACTCGATGGGCGAAGTTCAACCATTACCCAGCCACGGGTTTTCACCCCGACCCCAGCTGCTAGCCACCGACATGGATGGCACCCTCACCCGCCAGGGCAAGTTTACCCCCGCCCTACTGCAAGGGCTAGAACAGCTCCAGGGTTTAGGTCTGCCGGTGATGATTGTCACCGGGCGATCGGCAGGATGGGTGAATGGCCTCGCCCACTATCTCCCCGTAGTTGGGGCCATGGCCGAAAACGGCGGCATCTACTTTCCCCACAACGGGCCGCCAGAGCCATTAGTTGAAATTCCCAACTTGGTCGCCCACCGTCAGCTGCTGCAAAAGGCCTTTACCCAACTTCAGTGGCGGTGGCCTAAGCTGCGCGAGTCAGACGACAATCGCTTTCGTCTCACCGACTGGACGTTTGACATTGAGGGCCTAACCCAGGCCGATCTAGATGAAATGGCAGAGCTGTGCCAATCGCTGGCCTGGGGGTTTACCTACAGCACCGTGCAGTGCCACCTATTTACGCTGGGTCAGTCTAAGGCAGCGGGCTTGCAGCGGGTGGTCAAGCGCTACTTTGCGCCGATCGCCGCCGCTGAGGTCTTGACCGTGGGCGACAGCCCCAACGATGAGAGCATGTTTAACCCAGCCCTGTTTCCCCAATCGGTGGGGGTGGCCAACGTGGTCGATTACTGGCCCCGGCTTACCCATCACCCCACCTACATCACCAAGTCCACCGAAGTGGCAGGATTTTTAGAACTCGTAGAAGCCCTAGTGCAGAATTCTTAGAATTAGCTTGGGAGTGACCAGTTTTGTAACAAAAAAAGACGTTGTTTCCTATCGCTGACAACCAAATCCCATAACGTTGTTAGACATAAAACATTGTTGAAGTTTTGACCCTATGGGTGGGCAGTACTTTTACCATGCCAGACAAGGGGCAAGGCTTTTCTGCCGACTACTCTGCTCTACTCGGTCGAGGTGTCGTGCTCTGAAGTGTTTCATTTTGTTGAAATCAAAAAACAATCTGAATATCTAGACCATCTAGGTCAGTAGGGGAGATTGTAGTAGTCGGCAAGGTGGGGCAATTTTGTAGAAAATACATGTAAAACCAGGCCATTTAGACTGATTGACCATCCTTGTAATTCTCTTTAAACCGGGGGTTATGCCGACGGACCAGCCCCTTCGCCCCTGTCTAGAACCTATTACACGACTTTGCGATTCCCTTTGGGACGGCAAGCCGATCGCCCCTCCGACAAACCACTTCACTGCCTCGCGCTCGCTGAGCCTGACGCAAAATTTGACTCCCTTTGATCCTGTTTCCCTGACGCTAAGGTTGGGATCTTTTTTATCGCTATTCTCCCGTTTACTGCCTGCGTTTTTGTTGTTTAAGGCCATTTCCTGCGTAATACCCTATGACCATTGCAGCACCCAAAGACAATTCTGTAGCCGCTCCCCTAGATGCCGCCCCCTCCGGGCTGAAGGTTGGCATTCCGAAGGAGGTGTTTGCGGGCGAACAGCGGGTCGCCGCTACCCCCGATACCGCCAAGAAATTGCAAAAACTAGGCTTTGAGGTCTTGGTCGAAACCCAGGCCGGGGCCGGGGCCAGCTTTACCGACAGCGCCTATGAGGCCGCTGGCTGCACGGTGGTGGCCGATGCCGCCAGCCTGTGGGAAGCCGCCGATGTGGTGCTCAAGGTGCGATCGCCCCAGCACCACCCCACCCTCGATCGCCATGAGGCCACTCTGCTCAAGCCCGAGCAAACCCTGGTCAGCTTTATCTGGCCCGCCCAAAATCCTGAGCTGCTAGAGCAGCTAGCCGGCCAGGGTGGCACTGTCCTAGCGATGGATTCTGTCCCCCGCATTTCTCGCGCTCAAAAGCTGGATGCCCTCAGCTCGATGGCCAACATCGGTGGCTACCGAGCGGTGATCGAAGCCGCCAGCCACTTTGGTCGCTGCTTCACCGGACAAATTACCGCTGCGGGCAAAATGCCCCCCGCTAAGGTGATGGTGATTGGGGTTGGCGTGGCCGGGCTGGCTGCGATCGGGGCTGCCAAGAGTTTGGGGGCGATCGTTAAAGCCTTTGACACCCGCCTAGTGGTCAAAGAGCAGGTGCAGAGCCTAGGCGCAGAATTTCTAGAGCTGCACTTTGAAGAAGACGGCAGCGGCGAAGGGGGCTACGCCAAGGTGATGAGCCCAGCCTTTATCGCCGCCGAAATGGCCCTGTTTGCCCAGCAGGCCAAAGACGTTGACATCATCATCACCACAGCACTGATCCCCGGCAAACCAGCGCCGCTGCTGATCACCCAGGAAATGGTCGAGAGCATGAAGCCCGGCTCGGTAGTTGTCGATCTGGCCGCTGAGCAGGGGGGCAACTGCGAAGTCACCGAGCCCGGTCAGGTAACTTCTCACAACGGCGTCACTATTATTGGCCTGACCGACCTGCCCAGCCGCATGGCCTCCCAGGCCAGCCAGCTCTACGGCAACAACCTGGTGCACCTGCTCAGCGACCTGGGCGGAGCCGAAAACTTCACCATCGACATGGAAGACCAGGTAATTCGCGCCACCACGGTGATTCACAACGGCCAAGTGACCTGGCCGCCGCCAAAAGTGGAAGCTCCCGCCCCCACCCCCAGCAACCAACCGGCGATCGCCACCACCACCGCAGATGCTCCAGCAGCAAAATCCTGGTTTAGTCAGCTGCTCTGGCCCATGCTAATTGGCTTGGCCTGCGTTGCCATTGGCCTCTGGGCCCCCGCCTCGTTTATGACCCACCTGACCGTCTTCGTCCTGGCCAGCTTCCTCGGCTGGAAGGTGATTTGGGACGTATCGCCCAGCCTGCACACACCCCTGATGAGCGTCACCAACGCTATCAGCGGCATCATTATCATCGGCGGCATGCTGCAAATTTCTAACAACATCGCCTCACCGATGACGATTTTAGGGGCGATCGCCCTATTCCTCGGCACCGTCAACATTGCCGGCGGCTTTATGGTCTCCCAGCGCATGCTGAACATGTTCCACAAGTAACCCCTGGAGTGTAAGGGGTCAGAGGTAGGGGGTCTTGAACCCAAACCCCAAGCGTCCAGCAGAATCCCCTACGCCTCACTCCCCACCCATCCACCCCCTACTCCCCACCCATCCATTCCCTCGTCCCTTCATCTCCCCAGAAATGGAAAATAACCTCGTAACCGCGGCCTACATCGTCGCCAGCGCCCTCTTCATCCTCAGTCTGGCGGGGCTGTCGCAGCCAGAGACCGCTAAGCGGGGCAACCTGCTGGGCATTCTCGGCATGGCGATCGCATTTGGGGCCACGGCGCTCATTTGCCAAGGCTACCCCGTTCAGATCGGCTCTATCGGCCTCGGCGTGCTGGTGGGCGTGCTGGCCGCCGCCCGCGTGGCGATGACCGACATGCCCGAAATGGTGGCGCTGCTCAACAGCTTTGTGGGCCTGGCCGCTGTCCTCGTCGGCTTTGCTGAATACCTTCAGCCCAGTGCCGCCCTCACAGGCACGGATATTACCGTTCACCGGGTGGAAATCTATATCGGCGTGTTCATTGGCATTGTCACCTTCACCGGGTCGATGATTGCGGTGGCCAAGCTGCGGGGTTGGGTACCTAGCCGAGCGGTGCTGCTGCCCGCCCGCCACATATTTACGCTAGGAATGCTGGGGGCGATCGCATTCCTTGTCGCGCCCTTTCTCACCGCTACCGGCAGCCCGGGGATGTGGATTTTGGCGGCGATGACTGCGATCGCAGGCATCTTTGGCATTGTGATCGTAATGGCGATCGGCGGGGCCGACATGGCGGTGGTGATTTCGCTGCTCAACAGCTATTCGGGTCTGGCCTCAGCGGCAGCCGGCTTCATGCTCAACAATGACCTGCTGATCATCACTGGGGCGCTAGTCGGCAGCAGCGGTGCCATTCTCAGCTACATCATGTGCAAAGGCATGAACCGCTCCTTCGTCAACGTGCTGCTGGGCGGCTTTGGAGAAACCGCTAGCTCCGGCAAGGCAGCCGCCCTGGAGGGCAGCGCCACTAGCACCACCACAGGCGAAGTCGTCGAGCTGCTGGCCAACGCCCAAAGTGTCGTAATCGTCCCCGGCTACGGCATGGCTGTGGCCCAGGCCCAGCACCCCGTGGCGGAAATCACCCGCCTGCTCCGTGCCCAGGGCAAGCAGGTGCGCTTTGGCATTCACCCCGTGGCAGGTCGCATGCCCGGCCACATGAACGTGCTGCTGGCCGAGGCCAACGTGCCCTACGACATCGTGCTTGAGATGGACGAAATCAACGACGACCTGTCCCACACCGATGTGGTGCTGGTGGTCGGTGCCAACGACACCGTTAACCCCAGCGCCAAAAATGACCCCAACAGCCCAATCGCTGGAATGCCCGTGATGGAAGTCTGGGAAGCCGATACCGTAGTGGTGCTCAAGCGCGGCATGTCGTCGGGCTATGCCGGAGTCGAGAATCCGCTGTTCTTCAACGACAACACGCTGATGCTGTTTGGTGATGCCAAAACCAACGTCAACGGCATTTTGGCTCAGCTCTCCACCTCAACAGCTCCCGCCCCCGCCCTCGCCGCAGTCTAGTCCATCTCGGATGCGCTCTGACGATCCGAGTGCATCGAGATGAACAACGTGGGCTAGCAACAGATAAACCTCGATACAACCAGCACCCCAGGTCGTAGGATGGATCAGCACAGCAGGATCTATCCTATGACCTGGGAGTTTTGGTGAGCGGGTATGAAGTTTAAGCGCAGTACGGTAATACTGGTAGGGGTGGCCTTTCTGCTGGGGGCAGGGGTGCTGATTGCTGAGTCTCAGCGATCGCAGTCCCCCGACTCCACCGCCCAAACCGAGTCTACCGCGCCCATTCTCACCTTTGAAGAAACCGACGTCGCCACCCTCACCGTCGATCGCGGCAACGAAACCCTGGTCTTTGAGCAGGGCGACGACGAAACCTGGCAAATGACAGCACCCGACCAAGCTCTGGCTGAACCGGGGGCGATCGCCTTCCTCCTC
This sequence is a window from Leptolyngbya subtilissima AS-A7. Protein-coding genes within it:
- a CDS encoding HAD family hydrolase; the protein is MGEVQPLPSHGFSPRPQLLATDMDGTLTRQGKFTPALLQGLEQLQGLGLPVMIVTGRSAGWVNGLAHYLPVVGAMAENGGIYFPHNGPPEPLVEIPNLVAHRQLLQKAFTQLQWRWPKLRESDDNRFRLTDWTFDIEGLTQADLDEMAELCQSLAWGFTYSTVQCHLFTLGQSKAAGLQRVVKRYFAPIAAAEVLTVGDSPNDESMFNPALFPQSVGVANVVDYWPRLTHHPTYITKSTEVAGFLELVEALVQNS
- the pntA gene encoding Re/Si-specific NAD(P)(+) transhydrogenase subunit alpha; translation: MTIAAPKDNSVAAPLDAAPSGLKVGIPKEVFAGEQRVAATPDTAKKLQKLGFEVLVETQAGAGASFTDSAYEAAGCTVVADAASLWEAADVVLKVRSPQHHPTLDRHEATLLKPEQTLVSFIWPAQNPELLEQLAGQGGTVLAMDSVPRISRAQKLDALSSMANIGGYRAVIEAASHFGRCFTGQITAAGKMPPAKVMVIGVGVAGLAAIGAAKSLGAIVKAFDTRLVVKEQVQSLGAEFLELHFEEDGSGEGGYAKVMSPAFIAAEMALFAQQAKDVDIIITTALIPGKPAPLLITQEMVESMKPGSVVVDLAAEQGGNCEVTEPGQVTSHNGVTIIGLTDLPSRMASQASQLYGNNLVHLLSDLGGAENFTIDMEDQVIRATTVIHNGQVTWPPPKVEAPAPTPSNQPAIATTTADAPAAKSWFSQLLWPMLIGLACVAIGLWAPASFMTHLTVFVLASFLGWKVIWDVSPSLHTPLMSVTNAISGIIIIGGMLQISNNIASPMTILGAIALFLGTVNIAGGFMVSQRMLNMFHK
- a CDS encoding NAD(P)(+) transhydrogenase (Re/Si-specific) subunit beta — its product is MENNLVTAAYIVASALFILSLAGLSQPETAKRGNLLGILGMAIAFGATALICQGYPVQIGSIGLGVLVGVLAAARVAMTDMPEMVALLNSFVGLAAVLVGFAEYLQPSAALTGTDITVHRVEIYIGVFIGIVTFTGSMIAVAKLRGWVPSRAVLLPARHIFTLGMLGAIAFLVAPFLTATGSPGMWILAAMTAIAGIFGIVIVMAIGGADMAVVISLLNSYSGLASAAAGFMLNNDLLIITGALVGSSGAILSYIMCKGMNRSFVNVLLGGFGETASSGKAAALEGSATSTTTGEVVELLANAQSVVIVPGYGMAVAQAQHPVAEITRLLRAQGKQVRFGIHPVAGRMPGHMNVLLAEANVPYDIVLEMDEINDDLSHTDVVLVVGANDTVNPSAKNDPNSPIAGMPVMEVWEADTVVVLKRGMSSGYAGVENPLFFNDNTLMLFGDAKTNVNGILAQLSTSTAPAPALAAV